The genomic region ATGGTTCTAAATATATAGTAGAAGGTGCCGGCTTTTTACTAAACAATGAAATGGGTGACTTTAACCCGATTCCCGGGTATACCAATTCCCAAGGATTAATAGGTACGGATCCTAATTTAATTGCACCAGAGAAACGTATGCTTTCCAGTATGAGCCCCGTGATTGTAGCCAAAGACGGGAAAACAGTTTTAGCTATTGGGAGCCCCGGTGGTAGAACGATTATCAATACCGTACTTCAGGTTATTCTTAATACCATCGATTATCATCTCGATATTGCTAAAGCGATAGAATCCCCAAGAATTCATCATCAATGGTTACCCGATATCACGTATTTTGAAGAATGGGGATTTTCACCAGATACCAAAAGAATTTACCAGGAAATGGGACACGAAATAAATACAAGAAGCAGTCAGGGAAGGGCTATGGGAATTTATATTGATCCTGAAACCGGCATGCGTTATGGTGCGGCAGATTCCAGAAGTTATAGCGGGGGAGCAGTAGCAGAAATGGAAGATTAAGCTTTATTGAAAGCAAAATTTACCCGATAATAGAGGTGACCTGCAATTAGTTTATTTGGGAAACAACCATTTTTAGAATTGCGCATCTATAAAGAAACAACTACAATGAAAAATTATTTATTTTCTCTTCTTTCCGTTTTATCCATTTTAGCTTGTTCAACCAATGATACCCTGTAAACCCAGAAACTCAAAAGAGTGACAAAGTTATATTTGGAGGAATATATGGAATGTGCGGAGGAGACTGATCTATATATGATAAATAAAAATGGGGTATATAAAGATTCGGATAGTGAAGCCGATGAATACGGAGAATGGTCAAGTAGGACATTTAGTGAAAAATACTATTGATGAGTTTAATTAATCCTTTGTCGACATAGATCAATTATCACTATAATAAGGAAAGGTAATAAGGATTATTCGCAAATAGCAATTTTTAGATAAAAAAGTGTAATTTTAGAAATCAGGTAATAGGTGATTAAAGCGATAAATCAGTAGCCTTATTTCAGCTATTTATGATAATCAAAATCTTGATTATTTCTGTTTTTTTCTTCGATATGGAAAATAGTTTCTAAAAACAATTTGCAATATTGGTGATGTTAGGCATCAAATTTTTCAAGCTCAATTACCTCGCCGCTATTCATATGCTCTAATTTTTCATTACCTATGCGAACACGAACTAAACGCAATGTAGGAAAACCTACTACAGCAGTCATTTTCTTTACCTGGCGGAATTTGCCTTCAGTAAGTGTAATGGAAATCCAGCTGGTCGGACCATGACGTTCGTCCCTAATTTTTTTGGCTCGTTCTGGAAAAACAGGTCTGGTGTATAGTTTAAAAGCTTTACAGGGCAGGCTTCTATATTTTGTACCATTAATGCTAATTTCTACTCCGTTTTTTAATAATGCGATAGCTTCTTCAGTAATCTCCCCATCTACCTGAACGTAATACTCTTTTTCTACACTGCTTCCGGTAATTCTGGCACTTTCTTTTCCATTGGTAGTTAAAAGTAAAAGTCCTTCAGAGTCCTGATCCAACCTGCCCACGGCCATGGTTTCTTCAGGAAAATTACCAAGCTCTCCCAATAATTTTTTCTTCTTTCTGGGTTTTTCGTTGGTGATAAACTGACTAAGATAGCCGTAAGGTTTGTAGATTTTAAAATAGCGATGCATAGCAAAAATTGTTCAGCAAAAATAAAAAAATGAGAATAGAGGATTGTCGTAAAATCCGTTGTAGAAAAAATACTTCCTCCTTGTTAAAATTTCTTCAGGTTTTTTTCTGAGCGCTCCCTAAAGTCGGCTTCATCCATATTGTTTTCAAGGATAGCAAGATGGTCCAGGATAGCTTTGCTGTGATTCATTATTTCTTTTACCGCTTCGTCGCCTGCTTTCCAGTGACGTTCAATTTCAGGTAATTTATCCTTTGCTTTTTTAGAAAGTCGGAGTAGGTGTTTACGTTTGTCTTTTTGGTCTTTAACCGAATTGATATAGCCCTTTTTCTTCATTTTATCAACCAGTTGTACGATAGCAGGGTGGGAGAGGTGCAGTTTTTCCGCAATTTGCATCACGGTTAACTTTTCATGTTTTTGCAATAACAGAAAAATCATATGCCAGTTGGGTTCAATTTCCAGGCCGTGATCCCTGTAAAATTGCCGGGTAGAATATACAAAGGCATCGCTTAATCTTTTTAATCTTCCTGTTAAGCCTGCATATCCCATTTCCACCAAAAAGTCATTCTCCATAAATTTTATTTAAGAACTAGCAGTAAAAGTAAACACTTAGGCAGTTTTAATAAAGAAAAATTTACTTGATTATCGGAGTTTTTAATTATTCTATAAACTTTAATTGCCCAATCCCGACAAGTTATAGGGATTGAGCAATTATATTTTTATAAGAACAGTCTTTTTGGGCAGCCCTTAAGTGGTTAGTGCCTAAAATTTATAAGATGTAAAATGACTGACTTGCAGTATTTTTTTCTTCACGTAAAATCACATATTCTTTTACAGGATTTTCCAAATGAACCATACCAATAGGATAGTATTCATAAAGTCTTAAAAGATCTTTTTCTGGTTGATTTTCTTTTTTAGTATCGATACTGATAATCGCTCTCTTTAGATCGAATTTTTCGAAAATCTTATCTACTGAAGAAATAATACTATTTTCACTTTCCTCCCTACTTAAATTAGCATGATCAAACACCGTAAATTTGATCCTGGCTTCTTTTCCTTTTCTTATAGCAGTGACACTGGCAAAACCAATTGTTTCCTGTTCACGTGACCACAACAAATGATAGTTTTTGGCCTGGTGATTATCCAGGTTTAGTTCTGCTTTTAAAAAGGTAAGGAATTTACCAATATATGGATCGGTTTTATCGTTACCAATAGTTGTTTTTGGTAAAAAAGTTGATGCAATGTGTTCTAAATTCATCGCATTGAGTTCTCTAATGTCTAATGCTAAATTGTTTGTTCTTTCTAAGATCATAACTCATTTGTTTAGAAAATTGTTTTTCAATTTCAGGTCATATTTAAATTCTATTTAAACTACGTAAGTGCTTACGCAAATGTAGTCAAATAAAAAGGTAAGTGCTTACATTGTTTTTTGAATTTAACATTTATTTAATCTCCTTCTTGGGTATTGATTTCCAGAAATCGTTTTAATTTTCTATACTAATAGAAAAAGCCATTCTGTAACAGAATGGCTTTTATTTTATAATTAAAGTCTCTAAAACTAAGAGCTAAGATGTAGTAAATACATTTTAATTTTTGGGCACTGGGAATCCACGATCACGCATTAAGGCGTCGATATTAGCATTTCTACCTCTAAATTTTTTGTAGGCCTTAGCGGGATCCATAGCATTTCTTGGTGCAAATAAATATTTAACCAGTTTATGCGCTGTTTCCTTATCATAGAAACCATCTGGA from Zunongwangia profunda SM-A87 harbors:
- a CDS encoding pseudouridine synthase, producing MHRYFKIYKPYGYLSQFITNEKPRKKKKLLGELGNFPEETMAVGRLDQDSEGLLLLTTNGKESARITGSSVEKEYYVQVDGEITEEAIALLKNGVEISINGTKYRSLPCKAFKLYTRPVFPERAKKIRDERHGPTSWISITLTEGKFRQVKKMTAVVGFPTLRLVRVRIGNEKLEHMNSGEVIELEKFDA
- a CDS encoding MarR family winged helix-turn-helix transcriptional regulator, coding for MENDFLVEMGYAGLTGRLKRLSDAFVYSTRQFYRDHGLEIEPNWHMIFLLLQKHEKLTVMQIAEKLHLSHPAIVQLVDKMKKKGYINSVKDQKDKRKHLLRLSKKAKDKLPEIERHWKAGDEAVKEIMNHSKAILDHLAILENNMDEADFRERSEKNLKKF